A stretch of the Phycisphaerales bacterium genome encodes the following:
- the metG gene encoding methionine--tRNA ligase, producing MTQKRYITTPIYYVNADPHIGHIYTTTVCDVWARFSRLSGQDTFFLTGTDEHGLKVEQSAQEKGIAPKQFADEISASFRNVMNAMDLTFDDFIRTTDPGHERQVQLFVERLQRSDAVYLGEFEGWYDQGQEEYYTETQAKELEYNSPISKKPLVRAREKNYYFRLSAFQERLEQHFKACPDFVRPSARYNEVLGRLREGLNDVPMSRTNFTWGIQMPNDSDHVIYVWIDALFNYITALGLAEPESELAMQRSDYWPATYHVIGKEILWFHAVIWPAILMALEIPLPACIYAHSFWISEGQKMSKSMGNFIDCELLDRYRDAYGLDALRYFMATQGPLGATDSNFAASQFHETYAADLVNTLGNCASRVTAMIGKYFEGQVPNECDPDGKRISVGDTDWPLLTQQAAKESAALMADFNLSGSIAAAMGIIRKVDAFINATEPFKLAKDPEQQADLSAILYQCAEAIRIAGCLLWPVIPDRCETLFKALGQTFAPGEDHLQDLTQWGRLQPGTSVEKIALFPRIDAALDMTTS from the coding sequence ATGACCCAAAAACGATATATCACCACACCAATTTACTACGTCAACGCTGACCCCCATATTGGTCATATTTACACCACGACCGTGTGTGATGTGTGGGCGCGATTTAGTCGTTTGAGTGGTCAGGACACCTTTTTTCTCACCGGCACTGATGAGCACGGCCTCAAGGTCGAACAGTCGGCTCAAGAGAAGGGCATTGCACCCAAACAATTTGCAGATGAAATCTCTGCTTCCTTTCGCAACGTCATGAATGCGATGGACCTGACTTTCGATGACTTCATCCGGACAACTGATCCCGGTCACGAACGGCAAGTTCAGCTTTTTGTCGAGCGACTTCAGCGTTCAGACGCTGTGTACTTAGGTGAATTTGAGGGCTGGTACGACCAAGGGCAGGAAGAGTATTACACCGAAACGCAAGCGAAGGAGCTTGAGTACAACTCACCAATAAGTAAGAAGCCATTGGTGCGCGCAAGAGAGAAGAATTACTACTTCCGCCTGAGTGCCTTCCAGGAACGACTTGAGCAACACTTCAAGGCGTGCCCAGACTTTGTTCGTCCATCTGCACGGTACAACGAAGTGCTCGGCCGCTTGCGTGAAGGGCTCAATGATGTGCCCATGAGTCGAACCAACTTCACATGGGGCATTCAAATGCCCAATGATTCAGATCATGTGATCTATGTCTGGATCGACGCACTCTTCAATTACATCACGGCCCTGGGCCTCGCTGAGCCTGAGAGCGAGCTGGCGATGCAGCGCTCTGATTACTGGCCAGCCACTTACCACGTGATTGGAAAAGAAATTCTCTGGTTCCATGCTGTGATCTGGCCTGCCATACTGATGGCCCTAGAAATTCCCTTGCCAGCGTGTATTTATGCACACAGTTTTTGGATCAGCGAAGGTCAGAAGATGTCGAAGTCGATGGGTAATTTCATCGACTGTGAATTGCTGGACCGCTATCGCGATGCCTATGGCCTGGATGCGCTTCGGTACTTCATGGCCACTCAAGGTCCATTGGGCGCCACGGATTCCAACTTCGCGGCAAGTCAGTTCCATGAAACATACGCGGCAGATCTGGTTAATACGCTGGGCAACTGTGCCAGCCGTGTCACCGCCATGATCGGAAAATATTTCGAAGGTCAGGTGCCCAATGAATGTGACCCTGACGGTAAACGCATTTCTGTGGGCGATACCGACTGGCCTCTACTCACTCAACAGGCTGCCAAAGAGAGTGCCGCATTGATGGCAGACTTTAACCTTTCAGGTTCAATTGCTGCAGCGATGGGCATCATTCGGAAGGTCGATGCGTTCATCAACGCTACAGAGCCATTCAAGCTTGCGAAAGATCCTGAGCAGCAAGCCGATTTGTCTGCCATCTTGTATCAATGTGCTGAGGCGATCCGTATCGCTGGATGCTTGCTTTGGCCGGTCATACCTGATCGTTGCGAAACGCTCTTCAAGGCCTTAGGCCAGACATTCGCTCCTGGTGAAGATCATCTGCAAGATCTCACGCAGTGGGGTCGGCTCCAACCAGGAACAAGCGTCGAGAAGATCGCTCTTTTCCCGCGAATCGATGCTGCACTCGATATGACGACTTCCTAG